A window of Cohnella herbarum contains these coding sequences:
- a CDS encoding copper amine oxidase N-terminal domain-containing protein, protein MLITLSSAVLAFSLAGTASASTAVKSQSVKVILEDKVVDFGADLVVTKGKTFVEYKALLKQLGYETEFDQSLRTIYAEAEEMELQFSVGGDVAFVNGLTLPSTGEVIEQNGKTLVGLRFAGALTNHDVEWDNKAKSITLSYSGPSAQEKAAVYEVFNKMLLIEAAGDAQGLKDLMAEDTVMDIASVSEGWKTTKTKTKIEKLAIQSYSDTSVVVVLVEDTSKVSGGFFPDNKSQTRYTLHKDKAGSWKIYSIEVLAQQYTNIPGLFEQKATIPETENTSIRKIFDDQIKAANEQNVDAYVATLVDFAEKETLKTTLTDLFKSTTMNITAEKWAIVEYNGSDKAKLLVSTLNEVETGGTKSQNRAIILNDAEKVNGKWLLKAEAVLLSNEQL, encoded by the coding sequence ATGCTAATTACTTTATCTTCCGCGGTTCTAGCGTTTTCCTTGGCAGGAACGGCATCTGCATCCACCGCGGTTAAATCGCAATCGGTAAAAGTGATTCTTGAAGACAAAGTCGTGGATTTCGGTGCGGATCTGGTTGTCACGAAAGGGAAGACATTCGTTGAATACAAGGCATTACTAAAGCAACTAGGCTATGAGACGGAATTCGATCAATCCCTTCGTACCATTTATGCGGAAGCGGAGGAAATGGAGCTTCAGTTTTCCGTCGGCGGCGATGTCGCGTTCGTGAACGGATTAACGCTTCCAAGCACGGGAGAGGTTATCGAACAGAACGGAAAGACGTTGGTCGGGCTCCGTTTCGCAGGGGCATTAACGAACCATGACGTAGAATGGGACAACAAGGCGAAATCGATCACCCTTTCGTATTCAGGCCCTTCCGCTCAGGAGAAAGCGGCCGTTTACGAAGTGTTTAACAAAATGCTCCTCATCGAGGCGGCCGGCGATGCCCAGGGTCTTAAAGATCTGATGGCGGAAGACACCGTCATGGACATCGCAAGCGTTTCGGAAGGTTGGAAAACGACGAAGACCAAGACGAAAATCGAAAAGCTGGCGATTCAATCCTACAGCGATACGTCGGTGGTTGTTGTTCTCGTCGAAGATACGTCTAAAGTTAGCGGAGGGTTTTTTCCCGATAACAAATCCCAAACCCGTTATACCTTGCACAAAGATAAAGCCGGTTCGTGGAAAATTTACAGTATCGAAGTGTTAGCTCAGCAATATACGAATATCCCGGGGCTTTTCGAACAAAAGGCAACGATTCCGGAAACCGAGAATACGTCGATTCGCAAAATATTCGATGACCAAATCAAAGCCGCCAACGAACAAAACGTTGATGCTTACGTAGCCACATTGGTCGATTTTGCCGAAAAAGAAACATTAAAGACGACCCTTACCGACTTATTCAAGTCGACAACGATGAACATAACCGCGGAGAAATGGGCCATCGTCGAATACAACGGATCGGACAAAGCCAAGCTGCTAGTGTCCACGCTTAACGAAGTAGAAACAGGCGGAACCAAATCGCAAAACCGCGCCATCATTCTTAACGATGCAGAGAAAGTAAACGGCAAGTGGCTCCTGAAAGCGGAAGCCGTCCTCTTGTCCAACGAACAACTCTAA
- the ilvA gene encoding threonine ammonia-lyase IlvA, whose protein sequence is MTRPKHENYVSLADILNAHLVLQDVVNPTPLQHNRALSAKFGCNVYLKREDLQVVRSFKIRGAYHLIASLSEEERSQGVICASAGNHAQGVAFSCQKLNIPGIIYMPATTPRQKINQVRLFGGDKVDIRLIGDTFDDAYAEAIRVSQQQGLPFVHPFDDARIIAGNATVGKEIIEGGSPSIDLLFVTIGGGGLAAGVSSYIKAISPTTRIVGVEPEGAPSMQRALEAYEVVTLTDIDKFVDGAAVKRVGELTYAMCRDLLDDVVIVPEGRVCTTILELYNEHAIVAEPAGALTVAALSAMDPEALRGKNVVCIISGGNNDIDRMQEIKERSLIYEGLKHYFMINFPQRAGALREFLDDVLGPNDDIVQFEYTKKHNKENGPALVGIELKSPEDYEGLVGRMNDKGFQFIELNKDPILFNLLI, encoded by the coding sequence ATGACCAGACCCAAGCATGAAAACTACGTATCTCTAGCCGATATCTTAAACGCTCATCTCGTACTTCAAGACGTAGTGAATCCGACGCCGTTGCAGCATAATCGCGCGCTTTCCGCTAAATTCGGTTGCAACGTTTATTTGAAAAGGGAAGATTTGCAAGTCGTGCGTTCCTTCAAAATACGAGGAGCCTATCACCTCATCGCTTCGCTATCCGAAGAAGAACGAAGCCAGGGCGTCATCTGCGCAAGCGCCGGCAATCACGCCCAAGGCGTCGCCTTCTCCTGCCAAAAGCTGAATATTCCCGGGATCATCTATATGCCGGCCACGACGCCAAGGCAGAAAATCAACCAAGTCCGGCTATTCGGCGGGGACAAGGTTGACATCCGCCTAATCGGAGATACGTTCGACGATGCATACGCGGAGGCGATTCGTGTAAGCCAGCAGCAAGGGCTGCCGTTTGTTCATCCTTTCGACGATGCCCGCATCATCGCGGGTAACGCGACCGTTGGCAAAGAAATCATCGAGGGAGGCTCCCCTTCCATCGATCTCTTATTCGTGACGATCGGCGGAGGCGGACTCGCCGCGGGCGTATCCAGCTATATTAAAGCGATCAGCCCGACGACGCGAATCGTCGGAGTCGAGCCGGAAGGAGCCCCTTCCATGCAGCGCGCTTTGGAGGCGTACGAAGTCGTCACACTGACGGACATCGACAAATTCGTGGACGGGGCGGCCGTTAAACGGGTTGGAGAGCTAACTTATGCGATGTGCCGCGACCTGTTGGACGACGTCGTCATCGTTCCGGAAGGACGCGTCTGCACGACGATTCTAGAGCTGTACAACGAGCACGCGATCGTAGCCGAGCCCGCGGGGGCGTTAACGGTTGCTGCCCTCTCGGCCATGGATCCAGAAGCTTTGCGCGGAAAAAACGTCGTCTGCATCATTAGCGGCGGCAACAACGATATCGACCGGATGCAGGAAATCAAGGAACGCTCGTTGATCTACGAGGGATTAAAGCATTATTTTATGATCAACTTTCCACAACGGGCTGGAGCGCTTAGGGAATTCCTGGATGACGTGCTCGGGCCGAACGACGATATCGTGCAATTCGAATACACGAAGAAGCATAACAAAGAGAACGGTCCGGCACTCGTCGGAATCGAGTTGAAGAGCCCGGAGGATTACGAAGGACTCGTCGGCAGAATGAACGACAAAGGGTTCCAGTTTATCGAACTCAACAAAGATCCGATCCTGTTTAATTTGCTCATCTAG
- a CDS encoding electron transfer flavoprotein subunit alpha/FixB family protein has product MSQHIVVAECRDGQLRRVSLEAIAAARGCMKDGDRLAAVLLRAGDGEADAVAEALAQHGTDEVIVVDHPILGRYAPEVHLAALLEAARALAPEARWWLGHTAIGRDLAPRLAARLGAGQVSDALAAARGADGRIVFTRALHAGKALERRALLVDAPSVVTVRPNNFAPAVADSGATAAPIRSVPFTPPQSRIFVRDIVRRASGAVDLAEARIIVAGGRGVKSSAGFKPLAELAALLGGAVGASRGACDAGYCDYALQIGQTGKTVTPDLYIACGISGAVQHLAGMSRSRVIVAINKDPDAPIFSVADYGIVGDLFEVIPALIKELAATD; this is encoded by the coding sequence ATGAGCCAACACATTGTTGTCGCGGAATGCCGCGACGGCCAACTGCGGCGAGTATCGCTGGAGGCGATTGCCGCAGCCCGGGGCTGCATGAAGGACGGCGACAGGCTGGCCGCCGTCCTGCTTCGCGCGGGCGACGGCGAGGCCGATGCCGTCGCGGAAGCGCTGGCGCAGCACGGCACGGATGAGGTGATCGTCGTCGATCACCCCATCCTGGGCCGTTATGCGCCGGAAGTGCACCTCGCCGCCCTGCTGGAGGCGGCGAGAGCACTGGCGCCCGAGGCGCGGTGGTGGCTCGGCCACACCGCGATCGGGCGCGATCTTGCCCCGCGGCTGGCCGCACGCCTCGGCGCGGGGCAAGTGTCCGATGCGCTTGCCGCCGCCCGGGGCGCGGACGGACGCATCGTGTTTACGCGTGCGCTGCACGCGGGCAAAGCGCTCGAGCGGCGCGCTTTGCTCGTCGACGCGCCTTCCGTCGTGACGGTGCGTCCGAACAACTTCGCCCCCGCCGTCGCTGACAGCGGAGCCACAGCCGCTCCCATCCGCAGCGTGCCGTTCACCCCTCCTCAGTCGCGCATCTTCGTGCGCGATATCGTGAGGCGGGCTTCCGGCGCGGTCGACCTGGCGGAGGCGCGAATTATCGTCGCCGGCGGCCGCGGCGTGAAGAGCAGCGCCGGCTTCAAGCCGCTCGCGGAGCTCGCGGCGTTGCTCGGCGGTGCGGTCGGCGCTTCGCGCGGTGCCTGCGATGCCGGTTATTGCGACTATGCCCTCCAGATCGGGCAAACCGGCAAAACCGTCACGCCAGACCTCTACATTGCCTGCGGCATCAGCGGCGCCGTCCAGCATCTCGCGGGCATGAGCCGCTCCCGCGTCATCGTCGCCATCAACAAAGACCCCGACGCTCCCATCTTCAGCGTAGCCGACTATGGTATCGTCGGGGATCTATTCGAGGTCATCCCCGCACTAATCAAGGAGTTAGCCGCCACCGATTAA